The following is a genomic window from Cygnus atratus isolate AKBS03 ecotype Queensland, Australia chromosome 8, CAtr_DNAZoo_HiC_assembly, whole genome shotgun sequence.
AGGCCGTTATTCCTTCTGATCTCCGTTTGGCAGGTGAGGACAGGGACCGCTAGCCTGCAcccactgctgcctgctctccccaccgcagccccggggggcccAGGGGTGGTGGGAGCCCTGGGGGAGGTGAGCGCTGCCCTTGCTGGATGGGGCGGGCTGCAGCGATGCAGTTTTTGGCCCCGTGTCGACTTTTGTCGCTGCTTCTTTGAGGGGAAGATGAGCTGGGTCTGCAAATAATCCCCGGCGTCGGGGATTAGAGCAGATAAAGGGGGAACTGCGCTGATGTGGCATGTGATTTGCCTCCATAGCCTGGGTCTGGCGGGGATACAAGCTGGGGGGAGAAAACAAAGTCACGCATGGAGTCtctgcagccccaccagcccctgctctgtcctcgctgtcactgctgctgccctgggccaGCACAAGGCACAGGGTCCCTGGTCCATGCTGGTGTCCGCGCTCTTCCTGTGGTCCCCACAGAGCAGCGCGGCTCCCCCAGGTGTCCCCCACCAACGCCAGCACCGatggggctgggacccccctGGCGATGCCCTCTGGGGACCCTGAACcctgccaggggctgcagcagtgacCTGCGccggggaggggatggggggcacagccctggggtGCCATCTCCTCCTGCAAGGGGCCGGGCTCAGGCCGTAGCAGGGCGGGTTGGCATCCCCCATGTGAAGGCAGCAGCCTCTGTCCCTGAGGGACTTGGTGACCCCCCCGAGCTCTTTCAGGGGACACTTCCCAGAAGCGAGGAGGATGGTGGCAGCGGCCAGGCgtgccctcctgctgctgggctgcacgGCGATCCTGCAGGTCACCGGTGAGTCCTGGGGGCCACAGGGGGCCCTATACCATGCGAGCTGGGGAGACACTTCTGGCTCGGGGTGGAGGGCACAGGGCTGAACCTCCATCCCTGCGTCTCTCCCTTCAGCAGGCACCAGGTTCCTGCTCAACTGCCCCGAGGGCTGGTCCTACTACAAGTCCAGCTGCTTCAGGTATTTCCGCCAGCTCCGCACATGGGACGAGGCAGAGGTAAGCCCAGCGGGGTGCGCGGCCAGGTGCCCCCCCTGCAGCAGGGTTGCGGGGTGTCGGTGCCCCCGCAttgccccgtgtcccccccgcAGGCACAGTGCCAGAGCAGCCACTCTGAAGCCCACCTGGTGTGGGTGGAGGAGCCCAAGGAGGCGGCCACCCTGCGCAGGGTCATCTCCTACTACCAGCGCTCACAGCCCGTCTGGTTGGGCCTCtaccaccagcagcaggtgaGGGGGCGGTGGGtgcccatggggctgggggtggcggGGCCATGCCTCTGACCCTGCTCTCATACGCAGAGCAAAAGCTGGCGGTGGACCAACGGGGACGAGTATGATGACTCCAGCAAGCTTCCAGGGAACGGTGCCCAAGGTGGGGACTGCGCCCTGCTGACCCAAACCAGCGGTGAGTGCCTGCAGCCCGTGTCCCCGTGCTCGCTCTCAGCTGGTACCCCCTTCTCTGGAACCCTGTGAGCGTTTGGCATCCCAGCCTGGGGTCGGTCCCAGGTTGGGGTCGGTCCCACTGGGCAGAGggagctgagagctgctgcccctctcctccaccACCCACTGAccctgctgtttgtttctcctGCAGGCTTTTCCGTGTGGTCCAGCGCTGACTGCAAGCGGCGGCACCACTTCATCTGCAAGTTCACTCCCTCGCAGTGAGCGCCGACCCCATGCTGGCTGCACTCCTCCCATCCTACCTCTGTTCTTATCTCCccatctcttaaaaataaacctataAAAAGAGAAGCATGCAAAttcagtgtggtttttttttgcaaagacctgggctgctctgcccaCGGGCGTTGGGGCGAGGCAGGGGTAGGGGCAGGGTGCTGCCACAGCTCCCCAGGCTTCccggctgctggtgctggtggagtTGTGTGGGGAGAGACATGTTTGGGGTGAGTCCCCAGGAGCCATGGGACCAGGGAGGCGTGGAGGAACACAGGGTGCACGCATAAAGTGTCCCTGGGCGGGGACAAGGGTTGTCCTGGGTGTGCGGGCACAGGGGACAGGGCCCCCCTGGGTGCAAAGGGTTCCCGTGCACACGTGGGTCCAAGGGGCCAAGTTGACAGTAGCACCAGGACCAAAGGTCCCCTCTTGTGCCACCGCAGTGCTGCTCCAAGCATCACGTGCCtgtttgctctgctgttttGGACATGGCTCTGCCCCCACCTACCTCATCTTTTTGCCCCGGAGCAGCCACACGTGACAAAGGCGGACGTGTCCCAGGTGGCGTGGGTGGCACCGGGCACCCAccaccctcctctcccctcccggGGGCAGAAGGGGAGGTCACACAGCACCACGCACGCTGCCTGATGGCCACAGATGGCAAGCTACCGGTGCCACTGCCACCACTGCCCTGCGCGCAGAGTGCCGAGTGGGTCACTCACAGGCACTGAGCCCGTCCCACTGCTCTGCCCGGCTCCAGCCAAGAATATCCCAAAGCTTTGGGACACAAAACAGAGACATCTTGCAACTCCCCCCCTCCAAAGCCAGCGCTTGCTCTGCTGTACCTGTCGTGTTGGCTGGTGCTCGGTGACCTTTGAGCACCGGGACCCGGCATGCTGATAAGGGCCACGGGGGGGCACGCTGTCCGCCCACGGTGGGACCAGGCAGTTTATAAAAGTGCTGTGTCAAGCCCGTCCCCCCGTCTGTCCCTCCGTTCGTCTGGCGGCTGGGGCAAAGATGCTGCGCTTGGTCGGCCGCGCTGCACGCTGCTggggggcgaggcgggggcCGGCACGGGCGCCCCGGGTGTCCCAGTGCCCCGCGGCCACGCAGCCGGCACGGTGAGCGCCTGCATGGAGCGGGCAGGGTGGGCACGAAGCCCAAATGCGGGGGGGTGCAACACCCAAGGGTGTTGGCGTGTCGCAGAGGCGACCGCCACGGGACCGTCACCGCTCCCTCTGCCCCGCAGCCTCTCCAGCACTGCCGCGGCGGTGGCCAGCACGGGTACCTGGCCCAAGGACGTGGGCATCCTGGCGCTGGAGGTGTACTTCCCCGCACAGTACgtggagcaggcagagctggagcgCTACGACGGCGTGGAGGCCGGCAAGTACACGCGGGGCCTGGGCCAGCAGCAGATGGGCTTCTGTGCCGCGCACGAGGACATCAACTCCCTGTGCCTGACGGTGGTGCAGCGGCTGGTGGAGCGCGGCCGCCTCTCCTGGGACGCCATCGGCCGCCTCGAGGTGGGCACCGAGACTGTCATCGACAAGTCCAAGGCCGTCAAGACCGTCCTCATGGAGCTCTTCCGCGACTCGGGCAACAGCGACGTGGAGGGCATCGACACCACCAACGCCTGCTACGGCGGCACGGCCTCGCTCTTCAACGCCGCCGCCTGGGTCGAGTCCAGCGCCTGGGACGGTGGGCATGGACAGAGGCTGaacgtggggctggggggcagctgggcacggggagggcaccgtggggtgggggaaggaggcaggaggtggCCTGAAAGCCAGGGATGCTCCAGTGAGCCctgaaggcagctgctgcccctccagcctgtccatCACCTTCCTTTCTCTGCCACATTGGCCTTGGCACACCATGGTGCAGGTATCAGGGTGTTGGGCTGGCGCCAGGACCACGGGATGGAGGCTCCTGCATGCTGAtgtccccaccagcccctctgTCCTCCCCCAGGCCGCTACGCCGTGGTGGTGTGCGGGGATATCGCCGTCTACGCCACGGGGAACGCGCGGCCCACGGGAGGTGCCGGCGCCATCGCCATGCTGGTGGGACCCAACGCCCCCCTGGTGCTGGAGAGAGGTCGGTGCTGCTGCCGAGACCCCCAGGGAGGGGGGTTGCCAGTGCTAGTGGCTGCCCGGTGCTGGGCACTCCAGGGTCCTGGCTGGCTGTGTCACTGTAGGCACCCGGGGAGGCTGGTGGATGCTGTGGTCATCGCTATGATGGGGTCAACGTGATGGgcagcacccaagggtgctgggaCCCCGACACCCGGCTCTCCCCTGTGCCCCCAGGCCTGCGGGGAACCCACATGGAGCATGCCTACGACTTCTACAAGCCTGACCTGGCCTCCGAGTACCCGGTGGTGGACGGGCCTCTGTCCATCCAGTGCTACCTGCGGGCGCTGGACCGCTGCTACGCCGTGTACCGCAGGAAGGCGGAGAGCCAGTGGCAGAAGGGTGAGCGGTGCCGCCGGGGCGCCTGCACGGCCCCACAGCCCGCTGGCGGCTGACGGCCCCGCTTTGCCTTCCAGCCGGCATCCACCGGCCCTTCACCCTTGATGACTTCAAGTTCATCATTTTCCACACGCCCTTCTGCAAGCTGGTGCAGAAGTCGGTGGGGCGGCTGCTGCTCAACGACTTCCTGGCTGCCCCCAACCCCGACACGGCCAGCGGTGTCTACAAGGGGCTGCAGCCTTTTCGGTGGGTGCACGGGGTCCGTGCCGTGTCCCCTGTCCCTCCTGGTGTGGTGGGGACACCCCGAATGCTCCTGGGGCTACCTGCATGGGGTTCGAGCTGGCTTCTCCCCTGGCAGCGGCGTGAAGCTGGAGGACACCTACACCAGCAAGGAGGTGGAGAAGGCGTTCCAGGCGGCCAGCCAGGAGATCTTCAACCAGAAGACCAAGCCCtcgctgctcctctcctcccgcAACGGCAACATGTACACACCGTCCATGTACGGCTGCCTGGCCTCCCTCCTGGCACAGTGAgtccctggggctggtgggggggggaggccaATTTGGGGACAGCCCACACAGAGACCCCAAAATTTCCTTGCATGCAACCCCCACGTGGGCACGGGCTCGCCTCCCGCCCCGCGCTGTCCCTGAGCCAGCGTTTCCATGCCACTTTGCTGGAGAGCATAAAGCCCTTCTGTCAGTGCCACGGGGATGAAAACCCCCTTTTCGTGCCCAAAGAGCGGCCGTGCCCTGTCACCAGCCGGGAAGGAGCCGTGGGAACAGCCAGGCACGAGGGCGGTGCGAATGCCCCGGGATGTGGTAGGGGACAGCAAACCTGCCCTGTGCCTGGCGTAGCAAATTTGGCTGTGTTTGCTgcgccctgctgcaggcacagcctcCCTTGTCTCCACCTGCCTTTGGCACCACAGCTCCGGTTGCAATTTAATCCAGCCCAGCGTGCCAGGGTGCTTCTGGCTGAGGACGCAGCCCTTCACGCCACCCCTCTGGCCCCAAATCCCCCCTAACTCCTCGTTCCCCATCACCACAGGTGCTCGGCTCAGGACCTGGCCGGCTCCAGGATCGGCGCCTTCTCCTACGGCTCGGGGCTGGCCGCCAGCATGTTCTCCCTCCGCGTCTCGCAGGACGCCACCCCGGGTGAGCCCCGTGCCGCGGGGacactgctgggtgctgggaggggagggcggtgtggggctgcggccgggcaTGCCGGCGGTGCCGTCTcaccctaaccctaacccacCACCAGGCTCACCCCTGGacaagctgctctccagcctggcCGACCTGCCCACCCGCCTGGACACCCGCAAGCGCGTGGCCCCGCAGGACTTCGCCGAGATCATGAAGCGCCGGGAGGAGACCCACCACCTGGGtgagcggggccgcg
Proteins encoded in this region:
- the REG4 gene encoding regenerating islet-derived protein 4, coding for MVAAARRALLLLGCTAILQVTAGTRFLLNCPEGWSYYKSSCFRYFRQLRTWDEAEAQCQSSHSEAHLVWVEEPKEAATLRRVISYYQRSQPVWLGLYHQQQSKSWRWTNGDEYDDSSKLPGNGAQGGDCALLTQTSGFSVWSSADCKRRHHFICKFTPSQ
- the HMGCS2 gene encoding hydroxymethylglutaryl-CoA synthase, mitochondrial; amino-acid sequence: MLRLVGRAARCWGARRGPARAPRVSQCPAATQPARLSSTAAAVASTGTWPKDVGILALEVYFPAQYVEQAELERYDGVEAGKYTRGLGQQQMGFCAAHEDINSLCLTVVQRLVERGRLSWDAIGRLEVGTETVIDKSKAVKTVLMELFRDSGNSDVEGIDTTNACYGGTASLFNAAAWVESSAWDGRYAVVVCGDIAVYATGNARPTGGAGAIAMLVGPNAPLVLERGLRGTHMEHAYDFYKPDLASEYPVVDGPLSIQCYLRALDRCYAVYRRKAESQWQKAGIHRPFTLDDFKFIIFHTPFCKLVQKSVGRLLLNDFLAAPNPDTASGVYKGLQPFRGVKLEDTYTSKEVEKAFQAASQEIFNQKTKPSLLLSSRNGNMYTPSMYGCLASLLAQCSAQDLAGSRIGAFSYGSGLAASMFSLRVSQDATPGSPLDKLLSSLADLPTRLDTRKRVAPQDFAEIMKRREETHHLANHTPHGSHTDLFPGTWYLERVDDKYRRQYARKPL